Proteins from one Fragaria vesca subsp. vesca linkage group LG6, FraVesHawaii_1.0, whole genome shotgun sequence genomic window:
- the LOC101300356 gene encoding probable ribose-5-phosphate isomerase-like: MASSLSLISPHSAILRTPKTLNLRTHRPLCIKARTVPALTQDDLKKLAADKAVEYVKSGMVLGLGTGSTAAFVVSKLGELLKSGELTDIVGVPTSKRTEDQARSLGIPLSILDDHPRIDLAIDGADEVDPNLDLVKGRGGALLREKMVEAASEKFVVVADETKLVTGLGGSGLAMPVEVVQFCWKYNLIRLQELFKEEGVEAKLRMEGDTPYVTDNYNYIVDLYFKTPIKDGPAAGKEISVLEGVVEHGLFLNMATAVIIAGKEGVEVMNK; encoded by the coding sequence ATGGCTTCCTCCCTATCCCTCATCTCCCCCCACTCCGCTATCCTGCGCACCCCCAAAACCCTTAACCTGCGCACCCACCGCCCTCTCTGCATCAAAGCCCGCACCGTCCCCGCCCTCACCCAAGACGACCTCAAGAAGCTCGCCGCCGACAAGGCCGTCGAGTACGTCAAGTCCGGCATGGTCCTCGGCCTCGGCACCGGCTCCACCGCCGCCTTCGTCGTCTCCAAGCTCGGCGAGCTTCTCAAATCCGGCGAACTCACCGACATCGTCGGCGTCCCGACCTCAAAACGAACCGAGGACCAAGCCCGCAGCCTCGGGATCCCTCTCTCGATCCTCGACGACCACCCGAGGATCGACCTCGCCATCGACGGCGCCGACGAGGTCGACCCCAATCTTGACCTGGTCAAAGGCCGCGGCGGCGCGTTGCTGAGGGAGAAGATGGTGGAGGCGGCGTCGGAGAAGTTCGTTGTCGTCGCCGACGAGACGAAGCTGGTGACGGGGCTCGGAGGGAGCGGGCTGGCAATGCCGGTGGAGGTGGTGCAGTTTTGCTGGAAGTATAATCTGATCAGGCTGCAGGAGCTGTTTAAAGAAGAAGGCGTCGAGGCTAAGCTGAGGATGGAGGGGGACACACCGTATGTGACGGATAATTACAACTACATTGTGGACTTGTACTTCAAGACTCCGATTAAAGATGGGCCTGCGGCCGGGAAGGAGATTTCAGTGCTCGAGGGGGTTGTGGAGCACGGGCTGTTTTTGAATATGGCCACCGCGGTGATCATTGCCGGGAAGGAAGGAGTGGAGGTGATGAACAAGTGA
- the LOC101300067 gene encoding uncharacterized protein LOC101300067, with amino-acid sequence MAFSKSMALLATVLVLLPMATFAVDLPAISPTAAQEICKRVECGRGTCNYNSSEPLLYTCECETGWKRTAEGNDTLKFLPCVIPECNLDYNCQTPPKVPNYTQLPSNLSAFDPCSWVYCGEGTCVKNSTYIYTPECECNEGADNLLDISVFPCYSECTLQPDCERLGIEVANSTTSTDGNDSNKATDFMPGKFQLMTIVIVSVGMML; translated from the exons ATGGCTTTCTCAAAATCCATGGCCCTTTTAGCTACGGTTCTTGTACTGCTCCCCATGGCTACTTTTGCAGTGGACTTGCCAGCTATATCTCCTACTGCTGCCC AGGAAATATGTAAACGAGTGGAGTGTGGAAGAGGAACATGCAATTACAACTCCAGTGAGCCATTACTCTACACATGTGAGTGCGAAACTGGATGGAAGCGAACCGCAGAAGGAAATGATACTCTTAAGTTTCTTCCTTGTGTCATCCCTGAAT GTAACCTGGACTACAATTGCCAAACACCACCTAAAGTTCCTAATTACACACAACTGCCAAGCAACTTATCTGCATTTGACC CTTGCTCCTGGGTTTACTGTGGAGAAGGTACATGCGTAAAGAACTCTACCTATATATACACACCGGAGTGTGAATGTAATGAAGGGGCAGACAATCTTCTAGACATCTCAGTATTCCCATGCTACAGTGAAT GCACACTTCAACCCGACTGTGAACGCCTTGGAATTGAAGTTGCCAATTCAACCACCTCTACTGACGGAAATGACAGTAACAAAG CTACCGACTTCATGCCAGGCAAATTCCAGTTGATGACTATAGTGATTGTGTCTGTGGGTATGATGCTGTGA
- the LOC101308893 gene encoding U4/U6.U5 tri-snRNP-associated protein 2-like — protein MSSKREHEDNEGEGYLLNSKRQKVSEEVSPASSPPVVSRREIQVRRDCPYLDAVNRQVLDFDFEKYCSVSLSNLNVYACLVCGKYYQGRGRKSHAYTHSLEAGHHVFINLGTERVYCLPDGYEISDPSLDDIRHVLNPKFTEEQVEKIDGNKQWSRALDGSDYLAGMVGLNNIKQSDFVNVTVQSLMRVSPLRNFFLIPKNYEHCKSPLVHRFGELTRKIWHARNFKGQVSPHEFLQAVMKASKNRFRIGAPSDPAEFMLWLLNTLHSDLKTEKNTSIIHDCFEGELEQSHIDADGGVLVTESCRKTFLMLGLDMPPAPLFKDVMERNMIPQVPLFNIMKKFDGETVTEEQRYRVTRLPRYLILHMKRFTKNNSFVEKNPTLVNFPVKNLELRDYIPLPTPKENERLHTKYDLIGNIVHDGEPHKNKPGEGSYRVFVQRKSEEVWYEMQDLHVSEALPQMVALSEAYMQIYEQRQ, from the coding sequence ATGAGTTCGAAGAGAGAACATGAAGATAATGAAGGGGAAGGGTACTTGTTAAACTCGAAGAGGCAGAAAGTGAGCGAGGAAGTATCGCCGGCCTCTTCGCCTCCAGTAGTCTCTCGCCGTGAAATTCAAGTTAGGAGAGACTGCCCATATCTTGATGCTGTTAATCGCCAGGTTTTGGATTTTGATTTTGAGAAGTATTGCTCGGTTTCTCTATCGAACTTGAACGTGTATGCATGCTTGGTATGTGGAAAATATTACCAAGGAAGAGGAAGGAAGTCCCACGCATATACGCATAGCCTTGAAGCAGGACACCATGTGTTCATAAATCTTGGAACCGAGAGGGTATATTGCCTTCCTGATGGATATGAAATTAGTGATCCATCATTGGATGACATTCGACATGTTCTTAACCCAAAGTTTACTGAGGAACAGGTTGAGAAGATTGATGGAAACAAGCAGTGGTCTAGGGCACTTGATGGTTCTGATTACCTTGCTGGAATGGTAGGGTTAAATAACATTAAGCAAAGTGATTTTGTGAATGTCACTGTTCAATCCTTAATGAGAGTTTCGCCACTAAGAAACTTCTTTCTTATACCAAAGAACTATGAACATTGCAAGTCTCCGCTTGTTCATCGATTTGGGGAGCTTACAAGGAAGATATGGCATGCACGAAACTTTAAAGGACAGGTGAGTCCTCATGAGTTCCTGCAGGCAGTTATGAAAGCCAGTAAGAATCGGTTTCGAATAGGAGCGCCGTCTGACCCTGCTGAGTTCATGTTATGGTTGCTCAATACACTTCACTCAGATCTTAAAACTGAGAAGAACACGAGCATCATTCATGACTGCTTTGAGGGGGAACTAGAGCAAAGCCACATTGATGCAGATGGAGGAGTACTTGTCACAGAAAGTTGCAGAAAGACTTTCTTAATGCTTGGATTGGATATGCCCCCAGCGCCACTTTTTAAAGATGTGATGGAGAGAAACATGATACCGCAGGTCCCGCTGTTCAACATTATGAAGAAATTTGATGGTGAGACTGTCACTGAAGAACAACGGTATCGCGTCACCAGATTACCACGGTATCTGATTCTGCACATGAAAAGATTCACAAAGAACAACTCGTTTGTGGAGAAGAACCCCACACTAGTCAACTTTCCTGTGAAGAACCTGGAGTTGAGAGACTACATCCCTTTGCCAACCCCCAAGGAGAATGAGAGATTGCATACAAAGTATGATTTGATTGGCAATATTGTTCATGATGGTGAACCTCATAAAAATAAACCTGGTGAAGGATCCTACAGAGTATTTGTACAACGAAAGTCGGAAGAAGTATGGTATGAGATGCAGGATCTACATGTCTCTGAAGCACTTCCTCAGATGGTTGCCCTTTCTGAGGCTTATATGCAGATATATGAGCAGCGACAGTAA